A genomic region of Notamacropus eugenii isolate mMacEug1 chromosome 3, mMacEug1.pri_v2, whole genome shotgun sequence contains the following coding sequences:
- the BAZ2A gene encoding bromodomain adjacent to zinc finger domain protein 2A isoform X4 produces MEANDHFNFTGLPPAPAASGLKPSPSSGEGVYTNGSPMNFSQQGKSLNGDVNVNGLSTVSHTTSGILNSAPHSSGTSHLHHPSVAYDCLWDYPQYPPASTGSNLKDPPLLSQFSGHRQYPLNGTIGGSRQGSPPSQNTNLRAGNQEFWANGTQSPMGLNFDSQELYDSFPDQNFEVISNGPPGFFTSPPSPMLGSSVQTFAPSQDPDQDEHPGEAADKELAPIVAENGTGLVGSLELEGEQPELKICDYPSSAPSMESLHQEVSVLVPDPTVSCLDDPSHLPEQLEDSPILDEDPLEPFDSLAPEPGSGGLYGMDDSELVGEQDKLPLGDSPDISAIDCPSLNNSTTFSLLADDSQTSASIFANPPSPPVLGESVLQDGSFELNNGSDPEQEEVEVRSATASPGLAQPAPEQPSPQNMDTDGSSGPGCPPDLGDKAEGGGAASGNGDVLRRRIATPEEVRFPLQHGWRREVRIKKGNHRWQGETWYYGPCGKRMKQFPEVIKYLSRNVVHHVRREHFSFSPRMPVGDFYEERDTPEGLKWVQLSVEEIPSRIQAITGKRGRPRNSEKAKAKEMPKVKRGRGRPPKVKITELLSKTDGRFLKRLEAPDASSDGEKVKVNKIKKKIRRKAKNQRKQEAKSSKQKEIKKKSKAEKEKMKAKADKLKEKVRKEKVRPKEKEEAKPACKAERTSAPQRRLEERQRQQLILEEMKKPTEDMCLADHQPLPDFSRIPGLVLPSSAFSHCLTIVEFLHSFGKVLGLDPAKDVPSLGTLQEGLLCQGEALGEVQDLLVRLLQAALYDPGLPAYCQSLKILGEKVSEISLTRDNVSEILRCFLMAYGAEPAVCDNLRTKPFQAQTPQQKASVLAFLIHELNGSNLIINEIDKTLENMSSYRRNKWVVEGRLRRLKMTLAKRTGRSEAELLGSEESVGRRRSSRIPEETSGMEEEEEEAAVALASHSRRGRRDEEGDAQAFSIPELERQIEKLTKRQLFFRKKLLHSSQMLRAVSLGQDRYRRRYWVLPYLSGIFVEGAEEATASEDVIKQEADSPKRVAPPAPSTPSFSGMKRELAEGNVQTWSPCARARGRPRKAKPVPEQPEIPVSPVAKEEHEFAQSQEQAQAQVQEQAKEQAFSGLLEPEDSLMSLGQSQHDLSQSAFLSWLSQTQSHRSLLSSSVLTPDSSPGKLEPGPPMYPEEPEPSQPDPPNPQGPWFNLLPRTPCDAAPSTSPCASEDGPTPDPPTPPASSQPMNGPSAAKPCSPKPLSSTPLSISAPKLCAPGKGPQSPVGLGQPKRRGRPPSKFFKQMEQRYLTQLTAQPVPPEMCTGWWWIRDPEELEATLRALHPRGIREKALHKHLSKHRDFLREVCLRPPTDPILKPTRLPSMSQKELTCWAPVERTYEADLAMLQRVEELEQRVLLADLQIRGWMCPSPDSAREDLAYCEHVPDLLEDITARGRGREGLAPQREDTNPLDLAVLRLAALEQNVERRYLREPLWPPHEVVLEKALLSPPDSTALGTTEIAYEITPRIRTWRQTLERCRSAAQVCLCLDQLERSIAWEKSVNKVTCLVCRKGDNDEFLLLCDGCDRGCHIYCHRPKMDTVPEGDWFCAVCMAQAEGEFPQKPGFPKRGQKRKGGPLGFSELESRRQRRPRAVSRGQDGTAVSRYSGEGLSSSKRRRLSMRHHHSDLTFCEIILMEMESHDSAWPFLEPVNPRVVSGYRRIIKNPMDFSTMRERLLRGGYSNSEEFAADALLVFDNCQTFNEDDSEDQSHF; encoded by the exons GTTTGAATGGTGATGTGAATGTTAATGGCTTATCTACTGTATCTCACACTACTTCAGGGATTTTGAACTCTGCTCCCCACTCCTCTGGCACTTCCCACCTCCATCACCCCAGCGTGGCCTATGACTGTCTCTGGGACTATCCGCAATATCCACCTGCCAGTACTGGCAGCAACCTTAAAGATCCACCCCTTCTCTCCCAGTTCTCAGGCCACAGACAATATCCACTCAATGGCACCATTGGGGGCAGCCGGCAGGGCTCACCCCCAAGTCAAAACACTAACCTTCGGGCTGGTAACCAAGAGTTCTGGGCCAATGGCACCCAGAGTCCCATGGGACTCAATTTTGACTCACAGGAACTATATGACTCTTTCCCTGATCAGAATTTTGAGGTGATATCCAATGGACCCCCTGGTTTCTTCACTTCACCACCCTCTCCTATGCTGGGCTCCAGTGTCCAGACTTTTGCACCTTCCCAGGATCCTGACCAAGATGAGCACCCTGGTGAGGCAGCTGATAAGGAGCTGGCCCCCATTGTGGCAGAGAATGGCACTGGTTTGGTGGGTAGCCTGGAGCTGGAAGGAGAACAGCCAG AATTGAAGATCTGTGACTATCCCAGCTCAGCCCCTTCTATGGAATCACTGCACCAAGAGGTCTCAGTCCTGGTCCCTGACCCCACAGTGAGCTGCCTGGATGACCCCTCCCATCTTCCAGAACAGCTGGAAGACTCGCCTATCCTTGATGAAGATCCATTGGAGCCCTTTGACTCACTGGCTCCAG AGCCAGGGAGTGGTGGGCTGTATGGGATGGATGACTCAGAGCTGGTGGGTGAACAGGACAAACTGCCCCTTGGAGACAGCCCTGACATCTCAGCCATTGATTGCCCCTCCCTCAACAATTCCACCACCTTCAGTCTCTTGGCAGACGACAGCCAAACTTCAGCCTCGATCTTTGCCAACCCCCCCTCACCTCCTGTCCTAGGGGAGTCTGTCTTGCAAG ATGGCAGTTTTGAACTGAATAATGGGAGTGATCCAGAACAGGAAGAAGTAGAGGTGCGCTCAGCCACTGCCTCTCCGGGCCTGGCCCAGCCAGCCCCCGAACAGCCGTCCCCACAGAACATGGACACAGATGGGAGCAGTGGTCCTGGGTGCCCCCCTGACCTTGGAGACAAGGCTGAGGGAGGAGGTGCTGCTTCTGGCAATG GAGATGTCCTGCGGAGACGGATTGCCACTCCAGAGGAGGTTCGATTTCCCCTTCAGCATGG ATGGCGGAGAGAGGTACGAATCAAGAAGGGCAACCACCGGTGGCAAGGGGAGACATGGTACTACGGCCCCTGTGGAAAAAGGATGAAACAGTTTCCAGAAGTGATTAAG TACCTGAGCCGAAATGTAGTACACCACGTCCGCCGGGAGCATTTCAGTTTCAGCCCTCGGATGCCTGTTGGAGATTTCTATGAAGAACGGGACACCCCTGAG GGCTTGAAATGGGTACAGCTCTCAGTGGAGGAGATACCTTCCCGCATCCAGGCCATCACTGGCAAGCGAGGTCGTCCCCGAAACAGTGAGAAGGCCAAAGCCAAGGAAATGCCTAAAGTAAAACGCGGACGTGGGCGGCCGCCCAAAGTGAAAATCACTGAACTTTTGAGTAAGACAGATGGCAGGTTTTTGAAGAGACTCGAAGCTCCAG ATGCCTCGAGTGATGGAGAAAAGGTCAAGGTGAACAAGATTAAGAAGAAGATAAGAAGGAAG GCTAAAAACCAACGAAAACAAGAAGCCAAAAGCTCCAAGCAGAAGGAAATTAAGAAGAAATCCAAG GCTGAAAAGGAGAAGATGAAAGCAAAGGCAGATAAACTGAAAGAGAAAGTCAGGAAAGAGAAGGTCAGaccaaaggagaaagaggaggccAAACCGGCCTGCAAAGCAGAGCGGACGTCAGCCCCGCAGCGGCGCCTGGAGGAGCGACAGCGACAGCAGCTGATCCTGGAGGAGATGAAGAAGCCCACGGAGGACATGTGCCTGGCTGACCACCAG CCCCTGCCTGACTTCTCAAGAATTCCTGGTCTGGTGTTACCCAGCAGTGCTTTCTCACACTGCCTGACTATTGTGGAGTTCCTGCACAGCTTTGGcaaagtgctgggcttggatcCAGCGAAGGATGTGCCCAGCTTGGGAACTCTGCAGGAGGGGCTGCTGTGCCAGGGCGAGGCCTTGGGCGAGGTGCAGGACCTGTTGGTGAGGCTGCTTCAGGCTGCTCTCTATGACCCTGGCCTGCCTGCCTACTGCCAG tcGCTGAAGATCCTGGGAGAAAAGGTATCTGAGATCTCACTGACAAGGGACAACGTGTCAGAGATCCTTCGCTGTTTCCTCATGGCCTATGGGGCAGAACCAGCAGTCTGCGACAACCTTCGCACCAAACCTTTCCAAGCTCAGACTCCCCAACAAAAGGCTTCAGTGCTGGCTTTCCTCATCCATGAACTCAATGGCTCCAACCTCATCATTAA TGAGATTGATAAGACCCTTGAGAACATGTCCAGCTACAGGAGGAACAAATGGGTTGTTGAAGGCCGGCTTCGGAG ACTGAAAATGACTCTGGCTAAGCGAACCGGGCGGTCTGAGGCAGAACTTCTGGGCTCGGAGGAGAGCGTAGGCCGGAGACGAAGCTCCCGGATCCCAGAGGAGACGAGTgggatggaagaagaggaagaagaggctgCAGTAGCGTTAGCCTCCCACAGTCGGCGGGGTCGCCGAGATGAGGAG GGTGATGCCCAAGCATTCAGCATTCCTGAACTGGAACGACAGATAGAAAAACTCACCAAG CGCCAGCTGTTTTTCCGCAAGAAGTTACTCCACTCATCCCAGATGCTGCGGGCAGTTTCTCTGGGCCAGGATCGTTATAGGCGGCGATACTGGGTACTGCCATACTTGTCTGGAATCTTTGTGGAAGGGGCTGAGGAAGCCACAG CCTCAGAGGATGTGATAAAACAGGAAGCTGACTCCCCAAAGAGGGTAGCTCCTCCAGCCCCCTCCACACCTTCTTTCTCGGGAATGAAGAGGGAATTGGCTGAAGGAAATGTCCAGACTTGGTCACCTTGTGCTCGGGCCAGGGGTAGGCCCAGAAAGGCCAAGCCTGTGCCTGAGCAGCCCGAGATTCCCGTATCACCTGTGGCAAAGGAGGAGCATGAGTTTGCTCAGTCCCAGGAGCAGGCCCAAGCCCAGGTCCAGGAGCAGGCCAAAGAGCAGGCCTTCAGTGGGCTTCTAGAGCCAGAGGACTCCCTTATGTCCTTGGGCCAGAGCCAGCATGACCTCAGCCAGTCAGCGTTCCTCTCATGGCTGAGTCAAACTCAGAGTCATCGATCCTTGCTGAGTAGCTCTGTCCTCACACCTGACAGCAGCCCTGGCAAGCTAGAGCCTGGACCCCCAATGTATCCTGAGGAACCTGAGCCTAGCCAGCCTGATCCCCCCAATCCCCAGGGCCCTTGGTTCAACCTGCTCCCTCGGACACCCTGTGATGCTGCTCCCTCAACATCCCCTTGTGCCTCAGAGGATGGTCCCACCCCTGATCCACCAACACCACCTGCTTCCTCTCAGCCA ATGAATGGACCCAGTGCTGCCAAACCTTGTTCCCCAAAGCCACTCTCCTCCACCCCCTTGTCTATCTCAGCTCCTAAGCTATGTGCCCCTGGGAAGGGGCCCCAAAGCCCAGTAGGGCTCGGGCAGCCCAAACGGAGGGGTCGACCCCCTAGCAAGTTCTTCAAGCAGATGGAACAACGTTACCTGACTCAGCTGACAGCGCAGCCCGTGCCTCCAG AAATGTGCACGGGCTGGTGGTGGATCCGGGATCCAGAGGAGCTGGAGGCCACCCTGAGGGCTCTCCACCCCCGGGGCATCCGGGAGAAGGCTCTGCACAAGCACCTCAGCAAGCACAGGGACTTCCTGAGGGAGGTCTGCCTGAGGCCCCCGACAG ACCCCATTCTCAAGCCAACCCGGCTGCCCTCCATGTCTCAGAAAGAGCTCACGTGCTGGGCCCCGGTAGAGCGGACCTATGAGGCAGACCTAGCGATGCTGCAGCGCGTGGAGGAGCTAGAACAGCGGGTACTACTGGCCGATCTGCAGATCCGG ggCTGGATGTGTCCCAGCCCGGATTCTGCCAGAGAGGACCTGGCCTACTGTGAGCACGTGCCAGACCTACTCGAGGACATCACTGCACGAGGCCGGGGGCGAGAGGGACTGGCACCTCAACGGGAGGACACCAACCCCCTAGATTTGGCTGTCCTTCGACTTGCAGCACTAGAGCAGAATGTGGAGCGAAGGTACCTTCGAGAGCCCCTTTGGCCACCTCATGAAGTTGTGCTGGAGAAGGCACTGCTGAGCCCTCCGGACTCCACTGCCCTGGGGACCACAGAGAT AGCATATGAGATCACTCCTCGGATCCGGACCTGGAGGCAGACCCTAGAGCGGTGCAGGAGTGCTGCCCAGGTGTGTCTCTGCCTGGATCAACTGGAGAGATCTATTGCTTGGGAGAAGTCTGTCAACAAAGTG ACATGCCTGGTGTGCCGGAAGGGTGATAATGATGAATTCTTGCTGCTCTGTGATGGCTGTGACCGTGGCTGCCACATTTATTGCCACCGACCCAAGATGGACACTGTTCCTGAAGGGGACTGGTTTTGTGCTGTCTGTATGGCCCAG GCAGAAGGAGAATTCCCTCAGAAGCCGGGCTTTCCAAAACGGGGCCAGAAGCGGAAAGGTGGACCACTGGGTTTCTCTGAGCTGGAGAGCCGGCGACAACGACGTCCTCGGGCTGTGTCCCGGGGCCAGGATGGGACAGCTGTGTCTAGATAC
- the BAZ2A gene encoding bromodomain adjacent to zinc finger domain protein 2A isoform X3 — translation MEANDHFNFTGLPPAPAASGLKPSPSSGEGVYTNGSPMNFSQQGKSLNGDVNVNGLSTVSHTTSGILNSAPHSSGTSHLHHPSVAYDCLWDYPQYPPASTGSNLKDPPLLSQFSGHRQYPLNGTIGGSRQGSPPSQNTNLRAGNQEFWANGTQSPMGLNFDSQELYDSFPDQNFEVISNGPPGFFTSPPSPMLGSSVQTFAPSQDPDQDEHPGEAADKELAPIVAENGTGLVGSLELEGEQPELKICDYPSSAPSMESLHQEVSVLVPDPTVSCLDDPSHLPEQLEDSPILDEDPLEPFDSLAPEPGSGGLYGMDDSELVGEQDKLPLGDSPDISAIDCPSLNNSTTFSLLADDSQTSASIFANPPSPPVLGESVLQDGSFELNNGSDPEQEEVEVRSATASPGLAQPAPEQPSPQNMDTDGSSGPGCPPDLGDKAEGGGAASGNGDVLRRRIATPEEVRFPLQHGWRREVRIKKGNHRWQGETWYYGPCGKRMKQFPEVIKYLSRNVVHHVRREHFSFSPRMPVGDFYEERDTPEGLKWVQLSVEEIPSRIQAITGKRGRPRNSEKAKAKEMPKVKRGRGRPPKVKITELLSKTDGRFLKRLEAPDASSDGEKVKVNKIKKKIRRKAKNQRKQEAKSSKQKEIKKKSKAEKEKMKAKADKLKEKVRKEKVRPKEKEEAKPACKAERTSAPQRRLEERQRQQLILEEMKKPTEDMCLADHQPLPDFSRIPGLVLPSSAFSHCLTIVEFLHSFGKVLGLDPAKDVPSLGTLQEGLLCQGEALGEVQDLLVRLLQAALYDPGLPAYCQSLKILGEKVSEISLTRDNVSEILRCFLMAYGAEPAVCDNLRTKPFQAQTPQQKASVLAFLIHELNGSNLIINEIDKTLENMSSYRRNKWVVEGRLRRLKMTLAKRTGRSEAELLGSEESVGRRRSSRIPEETSGMEEEEEEAAVALASHSRRGRRDEEGDAQAFSIPELERQIEKLTKRQLFFRKKLLHSSQMLRAVSLGQDRYRRRYWVLPYLSGIFVEGAEEATASEDVIKQEADSPKRVAPPAPSTPSFSGMKRELAEGNVQTWSPCARARGRPRKAKPVPEQPEIPVSPVAKEEHEFAQSQEQAQAQVQEQAKEQAFSGLLEPEDSLMSLGQSQHDLSQSAFLSWLSQTQSHRSLLSSSVLTPDSSPGKLEPGPPMYPEEPEPSQPDPPNPQGPWFNLLPRTPCDAAPSTSPCASEDGPTPDPPTPPASSQPMNGPSAAKPCSPKPLSSTPLSISAPKLCAPGKGPQSPVGLGQPKRRGRPPSKFFKQMEQRYLTQLTAQPVPPEMCTGWWWIRDPEELEATLRALHPRGIREKALHKHLSKHRDFLREVCLRPPTDPILKPTRLPSMSQKELTCWAPVERTYEADLAMLQRVEELEQRVLLADLQIRGWMCPSPDSAREDLAYCEHVPDLLEDITARGRGREGLAPQREDTNPLDLAVLRLAALEQNVERRYLREPLWPPHEVVLEKALLSPPDSTALGTTEIAYEITPRIRTWRQTLERCRSAAQVCLCLDQLERSIAWEKSVNKVTCLVCRKGDNDEFLLLCDGCDRGCHIYCHRPKMDTVPEGDWFCAVCMAQQAEGEFPQKPGFPKRGQKRKGGPLGFSELESRRQRRPRAVSRGQDGTAVSRYSGEGLSSSKRRRLSMRHHHSDLTFCEIILMEMESHDSAWPFLEPVNPRVVSGYRRIIKNPMDFSTMRERLLRGGYSNSEEFAADALLVFDNCQTFNEDDSEDQSHF, via the exons GTTTGAATGGTGATGTGAATGTTAATGGCTTATCTACTGTATCTCACACTACTTCAGGGATTTTGAACTCTGCTCCCCACTCCTCTGGCACTTCCCACCTCCATCACCCCAGCGTGGCCTATGACTGTCTCTGGGACTATCCGCAATATCCACCTGCCAGTACTGGCAGCAACCTTAAAGATCCACCCCTTCTCTCCCAGTTCTCAGGCCACAGACAATATCCACTCAATGGCACCATTGGGGGCAGCCGGCAGGGCTCACCCCCAAGTCAAAACACTAACCTTCGGGCTGGTAACCAAGAGTTCTGGGCCAATGGCACCCAGAGTCCCATGGGACTCAATTTTGACTCACAGGAACTATATGACTCTTTCCCTGATCAGAATTTTGAGGTGATATCCAATGGACCCCCTGGTTTCTTCACTTCACCACCCTCTCCTATGCTGGGCTCCAGTGTCCAGACTTTTGCACCTTCCCAGGATCCTGACCAAGATGAGCACCCTGGTGAGGCAGCTGATAAGGAGCTGGCCCCCATTGTGGCAGAGAATGGCACTGGTTTGGTGGGTAGCCTGGAGCTGGAAGGAGAACAGCCAG AATTGAAGATCTGTGACTATCCCAGCTCAGCCCCTTCTATGGAATCACTGCACCAAGAGGTCTCAGTCCTGGTCCCTGACCCCACAGTGAGCTGCCTGGATGACCCCTCCCATCTTCCAGAACAGCTGGAAGACTCGCCTATCCTTGATGAAGATCCATTGGAGCCCTTTGACTCACTGGCTCCAG AGCCAGGGAGTGGTGGGCTGTATGGGATGGATGACTCAGAGCTGGTGGGTGAACAGGACAAACTGCCCCTTGGAGACAGCCCTGACATCTCAGCCATTGATTGCCCCTCCCTCAACAATTCCACCACCTTCAGTCTCTTGGCAGACGACAGCCAAACTTCAGCCTCGATCTTTGCCAACCCCCCCTCACCTCCTGTCCTAGGGGAGTCTGTCTTGCAAG ATGGCAGTTTTGAACTGAATAATGGGAGTGATCCAGAACAGGAAGAAGTAGAGGTGCGCTCAGCCACTGCCTCTCCGGGCCTGGCCCAGCCAGCCCCCGAACAGCCGTCCCCACAGAACATGGACACAGATGGGAGCAGTGGTCCTGGGTGCCCCCCTGACCTTGGAGACAAGGCTGAGGGAGGAGGTGCTGCTTCTGGCAATG GAGATGTCCTGCGGAGACGGATTGCCACTCCAGAGGAGGTTCGATTTCCCCTTCAGCATGG ATGGCGGAGAGAGGTACGAATCAAGAAGGGCAACCACCGGTGGCAAGGGGAGACATGGTACTACGGCCCCTGTGGAAAAAGGATGAAACAGTTTCCAGAAGTGATTAAG TACCTGAGCCGAAATGTAGTACACCACGTCCGCCGGGAGCATTTCAGTTTCAGCCCTCGGATGCCTGTTGGAGATTTCTATGAAGAACGGGACACCCCTGAG GGCTTGAAATGGGTACAGCTCTCAGTGGAGGAGATACCTTCCCGCATCCAGGCCATCACTGGCAAGCGAGGTCGTCCCCGAAACAGTGAGAAGGCCAAAGCCAAGGAAATGCCTAAAGTAAAACGCGGACGTGGGCGGCCGCCCAAAGTGAAAATCACTGAACTTTTGAGTAAGACAGATGGCAGGTTTTTGAAGAGACTCGAAGCTCCAG ATGCCTCGAGTGATGGAGAAAAGGTCAAGGTGAACAAGATTAAGAAGAAGATAAGAAGGAAG GCTAAAAACCAACGAAAACAAGAAGCCAAAAGCTCCAAGCAGAAGGAAATTAAGAAGAAATCCAAG GCTGAAAAGGAGAAGATGAAAGCAAAGGCAGATAAACTGAAAGAGAAAGTCAGGAAAGAGAAGGTCAGaccaaaggagaaagaggaggccAAACCGGCCTGCAAAGCAGAGCGGACGTCAGCCCCGCAGCGGCGCCTGGAGGAGCGACAGCGACAGCAGCTGATCCTGGAGGAGATGAAGAAGCCCACGGAGGACATGTGCCTGGCTGACCACCAG CCCCTGCCTGACTTCTCAAGAATTCCTGGTCTGGTGTTACCCAGCAGTGCTTTCTCACACTGCCTGACTATTGTGGAGTTCCTGCACAGCTTTGGcaaagtgctgggcttggatcCAGCGAAGGATGTGCCCAGCTTGGGAACTCTGCAGGAGGGGCTGCTGTGCCAGGGCGAGGCCTTGGGCGAGGTGCAGGACCTGTTGGTGAGGCTGCTTCAGGCTGCTCTCTATGACCCTGGCCTGCCTGCCTACTGCCAG tcGCTGAAGATCCTGGGAGAAAAGGTATCTGAGATCTCACTGACAAGGGACAACGTGTCAGAGATCCTTCGCTGTTTCCTCATGGCCTATGGGGCAGAACCAGCAGTCTGCGACAACCTTCGCACCAAACCTTTCCAAGCTCAGACTCCCCAACAAAAGGCTTCAGTGCTGGCTTTCCTCATCCATGAACTCAATGGCTCCAACCTCATCATTAA TGAGATTGATAAGACCCTTGAGAACATGTCCAGCTACAGGAGGAACAAATGGGTTGTTGAAGGCCGGCTTCGGAG ACTGAAAATGACTCTGGCTAAGCGAACCGGGCGGTCTGAGGCAGAACTTCTGGGCTCGGAGGAGAGCGTAGGCCGGAGACGAAGCTCCCGGATCCCAGAGGAGACGAGTgggatggaagaagaggaagaagaggctgCAGTAGCGTTAGCCTCCCACAGTCGGCGGGGTCGCCGAGATGAGGAG GGTGATGCCCAAGCATTCAGCATTCCTGAACTGGAACGACAGATAGAAAAACTCACCAAG CGCCAGCTGTTTTTCCGCAAGAAGTTACTCCACTCATCCCAGATGCTGCGGGCAGTTTCTCTGGGCCAGGATCGTTATAGGCGGCGATACTGGGTACTGCCATACTTGTCTGGAATCTTTGTGGAAGGGGCTGAGGAAGCCACAG CCTCAGAGGATGTGATAAAACAGGAAGCTGACTCCCCAAAGAGGGTAGCTCCTCCAGCCCCCTCCACACCTTCTTTCTCGGGAATGAAGAGGGAATTGGCTGAAGGAAATGTCCAGACTTGGTCACCTTGTGCTCGGGCCAGGGGTAGGCCCAGAAAGGCCAAGCCTGTGCCTGAGCAGCCCGAGATTCCCGTATCACCTGTGGCAAAGGAGGAGCATGAGTTTGCTCAGTCCCAGGAGCAGGCCCAAGCCCAGGTCCAGGAGCAGGCCAAAGAGCAGGCCTTCAGTGGGCTTCTAGAGCCAGAGGACTCCCTTATGTCCTTGGGCCAGAGCCAGCATGACCTCAGCCAGTCAGCGTTCCTCTCATGGCTGAGTCAAACTCAGAGTCATCGATCCTTGCTGAGTAGCTCTGTCCTCACACCTGACAGCAGCCCTGGCAAGCTAGAGCCTGGACCCCCAATGTATCCTGAGGAACCTGAGCCTAGCCAGCCTGATCCCCCCAATCCCCAGGGCCCTTGGTTCAACCTGCTCCCTCGGACACCCTGTGATGCTGCTCCCTCAACATCCCCTTGTGCCTCAGAGGATGGTCCCACCCCTGATCCACCAACACCACCTGCTTCCTCTCAGCCA ATGAATGGACCCAGTGCTGCCAAACCTTGTTCCCCAAAGCCACTCTCCTCCACCCCCTTGTCTATCTCAGCTCCTAAGCTATGTGCCCCTGGGAAGGGGCCCCAAAGCCCAGTAGGGCTCGGGCAGCCCAAACGGAGGGGTCGACCCCCTAGCAAGTTCTTCAAGCAGATGGAACAACGTTACCTGACTCAGCTGACAGCGCAGCCCGTGCCTCCAG AAATGTGCACGGGCTGGTGGTGGATCCGGGATCCAGAGGAGCTGGAGGCCACCCTGAGGGCTCTCCACCCCCGGGGCATCCGGGAGAAGGCTCTGCACAAGCACCTCAGCAAGCACAGGGACTTCCTGAGGGAGGTCTGCCTGAGGCCCCCGACAG ACCCCATTCTCAAGCCAACCCGGCTGCCCTCCATGTCTCAGAAAGAGCTCACGTGCTGGGCCCCGGTAGAGCGGACCTATGAGGCAGACCTAGCGATGCTGCAGCGCGTGGAGGAGCTAGAACAGCGGGTACTACTGGCCGATCTGCAGATCCGG ggCTGGATGTGTCCCAGCCCGGATTCTGCCAGAGAGGACCTGGCCTACTGTGAGCACGTGCCAGACCTACTCGAGGACATCACTGCACGAGGCCGGGGGCGAGAGGGACTGGCACCTCAACGGGAGGACACCAACCCCCTAGATTTGGCTGTCCTTCGACTTGCAGCACTAGAGCAGAATGTGGAGCGAAGGTACCTTCGAGAGCCCCTTTGGCCACCTCATGAAGTTGTGCTGGAGAAGGCACTGCTGAGCCCTCCGGACTCCACTGCCCTGGGGACCACAGAGAT AGCATATGAGATCACTCCTCGGATCCGGACCTGGAGGCAGACCCTAGAGCGGTGCAGGAGTGCTGCCCAGGTGTGTCTCTGCCTGGATCAACTGGAGAGATCTATTGCTTGGGAGAAGTCTGTCAACAAAGTG ACATGCCTGGTGTGCCGGAAGGGTGATAATGATGAATTCTTGCTGCTCTGTGATGGCTGTGACCGTGGCTGCCACATTTATTGCCACCGACCCAAGATGGACACTGTTCCTGAAGGGGACTGGTTTTGTGCTGTCTGTATGGCCCAG CAGGCAGAAGGAGAATTCCCTCAGAAGCCGGGCTTTCCAAAACGGGGCCAGAAGCGGAAAGGTGGACCACTGGGTTTCTCTGAGCTGGAGAGCCGGCGACAACGACGTCCTCGGGCTGTGTCCCGGGGCCAGGATGGGACAGCTGTGTCTAGATAC